The Musa acuminata AAA Group cultivar baxijiao chromosome BXJ3-6, Cavendish_Baxijiao_AAA, whole genome shotgun sequence region CCATGAAAAATATATGTGAGACACTGTTTTTTCTTTTGGCAAGGAGGGAGACACTTTGTTGGTCGCAATCACATTATATATGACAATATGACAAACTCCTCGAGCAGCTTTAGTAATTAGTGCTGCTTCTCTTGGATAGGCAACTTTTAATGCCTCTCTTATTGCAGTGTAGTTGTCTTTATTGCAATGTAGTTATTTAAGCCCTTTTTTTGGTGCACTTATCTAGTCTCAGTCCCTGCAGCATCAGGTGCTCTAAATGCATGTTCTCACAAATATGGATACCATAACAATAGGCTAATTAGATATTATCCCTTGTAATTAGACCTTCTTAACATTTTAGTTTCTAggcttaaaaaatttacattgaaatttctatagttatgaaaataaaatatctaactcCATTTACTCTAACGTCGTCGATTTTTACCGACGGAAGCACGAAAAtaatgggcaaaaagataatttcaacatctCAGTTGGTGGTGGTGGACGATGTTGATGGTGGCGGACAGCGACACTGTTGGGGGCCATGCGTGGctgttgtggatgagaagagcGGCAGCAAGAGGTGAAGGTCGTTTTGCATATGCGACGACGTCGACACAGATGCAAAGCAGCGAAAGAGTCGCTCGACAATTGCGTCGGTGTCGATGCAAATGCAGAGTGGCCCTTACCTCTCGTTGTCGCTTTCCTCATCCACACCCGCGGCCCCTAACGGCGTTGTCATTTGCCACCAccaactgaaatattaaaattatttttttgtccattattttcatatttcagtTGGTAAAACCGATGACGTTAGGATAAATGGagctaaatatttcactttcataactatatgaattctaatgtaaattttttagGTCTAAGGATTGAGATGATAAGGAGGTTTAACTACAATGGATAATATATAATTGGCCCTACAATAGTCATGCTTGATCACATTCTTTTTGGTGTATGTCATATTAGCTCCCATTATCCAGTACATATTAGTAGCTTCGATTTCTAGTAGAGTATTTGATGCGTTCTATCATAAGTAACTTGATATAACATATGTTGAGATGAATTTGCGGCAAATGGTAGATGCATAATTAAGGAAATGAAAGTATGGTgaacaagagaaaaaagagatcGAAGAACTATGACTAAATGAAATTTCACTTGTAACTTAGTTTCAGTTTGCGTTGCAGTAATTAAATACTTGATAGCTAAGGCTCCATTTGTTACTAGAATTAGTTTTAGGAGAATAATCTAATATCATGATTATACTAAATCAATAACTGCTACTCTCTTTTGGGTATTACTATTTGTGATGTATTTAAATATTCATTGAAAagtttatgttaaaaaaaaaatcaggacaTAGTGATTTTATTATTGATCAATACAAACTTTATTTGTTTAAGTTGATTCTACATTCAAATGGTTCAGTCTGTTTGATCAAACCTGACTATTGACAAATTGATAAATTGATTTCGTATCAGTTCAGACTCTGGGTTCTCAGACCCTTCTGCAAAGACAGAAACTAACACTTTTGCAAAGACGATATATAAATTTGAGCTCTACTAGCCAACTTAACCGATCAAGTTCAAGTTGATCTGAAACTCTATTTGCAAAAGTATAATATATCTTTTGAGGTTGACTACTGACCTGATTTGACCCAGGCCAACATGTAGGAAAACCCAATTGTGATATGAGACAGGTTTGGGATAAAACCTACACCCACTCCATAAAATTTACAATTCCTTTGGTTTGCAGATGAACTTCTCTGTCTTTTGGACACTAATGTCTAACCCAATCCTGGACAAGACTAAAATATATCTTTTGCTTGAGCTAAACCATGCCAGGAATCCTGATGTTTGATAAATTTGACAAGGTGGATAGCAGCGCATGCTACATCAAAGCTGTGGATATTGGCACAATATGAAAATAGTAGACATTAAATCTTTAGGGATTTCTATTGTCTGTTATTTGACATTTCATGAACAATCATTTCCTTGGATCTTTGTTTTGCTCTTCAGGATGGACCAATACCTGTCAGCAAGTATTTTTGTTATCAATCACTCAACGTTTATCCTGCAGTGGATTATCAGTTCAAGGTTATGAGTCCTGGCAGTACATTGGATTGTCAGTTCCTCCATTTTGTTGGTCTTAAATGATTTTCTTGAAGGCAGACACATTGAAGGGTTTAATATTCTTTCTGACAGATGATTGTTTGCTAAGAGTTGACAACTTTTTATTAGTGTCATCAATCATAGTTTCTTTCCTGTTGATTAATAACAAGATCTCTGAGGACCAGTGGTAGGCTGCAGTTAGAATCCAGTGTGACCATTTTTGGATTGTCAGATAGGAATACAAGCTTCTGTAGATGATTTATTTCTGCACCTTCATAGTCCGACATAATATTGTTCGGTGATCAATTAATAatgagacattttttttttttacttaaagtGAGCATTCAGTTTTGAAAAGAAATCGCGAAAGCCCTTTGGTGCCTAACAACTCATTTTATACCAGGTTGATGTCCTTCATGTAATGTTATGTAATGTCAATTCTTCAATGAAGTCTCCTTAATTTGAGTTTCCTAAATTCAGAACACAGTAATTATGGTCTTAGCTAATAGTTTCACATCTTAATCCACTAAATTCTTTTATTCTCGAGCTTTATTACACATTTCTACAAGAGTTTTCATCTGAAAAATACTGCACAATTGATGTAATCTCCTGAAATCATCAAAAAAGGGTTGCTAAGGGTGACACTGAAGTTGCTCCTGAAGTTCAATTTGAGGAGCAGTTTTACAGGTACATGATGAAATCTATATTTTTGTAAGATTAGATTCAATGTTAGATGATCAAATAGTTCTATTTTTAACGAGTTATGATTCAatgtttattttaattatttttgttcATCCACAATTTTAGGTTGGTTGCTGCTCCAGTGCATAAAAATTTGCTGGTTCTTTCCTTTAAAGTCAAAGTGGACCCAACAGATGAATCCGTTCACTAAGTGCTTCGACAGCAGGAAATAGAGGAAACGATGCTGTGCATCCATTTCATTGACATGGATATCCTCGCTCCTACTCGAAGGTTTGCTTCATAACATTAGTATATGTAGAGCTCCCCTACCTTTTGCCAAGCCTAAAACATATATTTGATACATGTTCAGGTGATCAGATTGGGCTCTGGATGACCAATATGCAATTTAAGGGCCCTGCTGCTCTACCACTGCATCAGAAGATACACCTTAGTGAAGCAAAAGGGAGGCATCAATGTAAGTAGCACGACACTTCAAATGATCGTTCTCTACACAGTCTTTGTCCTTCAATGATTATATCAAGTTGTAAGCTTTCCTTGAACGTTTCACAGTTCATCAGTTACTAGCTTGGCAACTAACCTACAGGGAAATGTTTCAGTAGTTATACGTACTCTTGCTCAccatttatttttcatgcatgcaaTCTCCCAATTTATATATTGATTTTCCTGAAAAACTTCAGTAGTACAACTCAAAAGCAATGGCCATAATGGAGGCGCACACAGTCAATCAGCAACCACTTTGCATTTCTGGCTAAGTCGGAACTCTGCAAGACAACAATGCCAAAGGGTGTTCAGACAACGGAGTAAGTCATGAGGTTTATCTTAACCTTCCTTATGAAATGGATAGAAGTCtaaattatttttccttttgCACTAAGATCAGCGAGTTGGAATGAGCATATGGATCTCATCCACCAACGGTGATATCTCCGTCGATGATGGCATGCCGCATCAGAACAATTTCTTTCACAAGATTTCGGTACGTGAAGGGCCGGACCGAGGCTCTCAGAAACAATTCCGGCGGTATCTTGCTCCTGACCCTCCTTTTTGATGCCGTATATCCTGCATTTTTCAATTCTTCTTCAATCCAGCCTTCTTTGTTCTCCTCCAGGTTCACATCAACGGTGTCCTCATCACCCTCAGTTATCTCCTTCCTCTGCTGCCCTTCTTCCAGCATCTGGTTCTTGTAGTGCGTGTTTGATAACTCGATGCTTCTCTTCACTAACTTCGCCATCTCATCGGTGCTCCGAACAGCCTTCTTCCACTGATCATCCCAGTACTCCTGTGTCTCCTCCGGATTCGTCCTTGCTTCCTCGgtatcatcctcttcttcttcttccacatcAATCACTTCATCATCCTGCTCGGTGTCGCTTTCCTCATCGTCCTCGATCCAATCAGTGACTTGCGACCCGTCGTTTCTGTCACTCTCGTCCTCGCTGTCGTCAGGTGCATCGCAGCCCAGCTCCAACTCCTCGAGCTTGGCCTTCCATTCTTTGGTGTAGGGGTGGAGGAGCTCCATGGGATGGTTAGTCAGCAGGAACTCCAGGCACCGAGATTTTTCCTCGTCGCTTAACTTCTGGTAGGCCTTCACGACGTCGTCCACATAAGCCTTGGGGCTGCTCTTAACGATCTTGCAGAGCCCGCCGAAGTAGGTGCAGGCCTCGACCCTGCCGTCCTCCAGCCGTAGCTCGCAGGGGTATTCGCTCTCGGTGCTCGGGTCAAGCAGCGGTCCGAGCAGCTTGAAGAAGTCGTCCTGCGGCTCGAACCGGCACTGGTACACGGGGCGCTTCACGTAGATGATGTCCGGCCGCATCCAGGCGGCGCATTGGGTGATCGTGGACCGCACCCGGTTGCCGAGCCGGCCCATGAGGTTCCACTTATCCAGCCGCTGGGTGCCGGCCTCCAGGGCCACCTCTGCAGCAAGCGTCCACTGCTGCCAGGGGAGCTCGGTGGGGCGCCACTTGGGGTGGCGAACGAAGACCCAGTAGTAGCGCAGGCCAGCAGCGGGATCGAGGCGGCGGCAGTATTCGGTGGACATGTCGAACTGCTCGATCTCCTCCCACTCCTCGTGGTCACGGACCTCGCTGATGAGGGTGACACGGTCGTCGGAGAAACGGCCGCGGATAGGCGGGCCGACGACGATGCCGCGCCAGGAGTAGGGCCCGTACTCGCCGTACTTGTACCAGTCGTAGGGGTGGCGCAGGTTGGGGTCGTCCTTGGACATGAAGCGGACAGCACGGTCGTAGCCAAGGCCGATGGCCTGGAGCTCGTCGTCGGTGAAGGAGTCGGCCTGGTTGCCGGTGGCTGCCGCGCGACGTTTGCGGCGGTAGAAGAGGTTCTCTGCGAGGCGACGGCTGCGGAGACGGGCGCGGGCCTTGGCCTGGCGGCGGACCTCGCCGCTTCCCTCGATGCGGCCGGGGGATGGACCGCCGGGCTTCTTCTTGCTCCGTCCGGCGGAGACGACGGTGGTGGGAATCGGGCGGCGGGGGAGGAGAAGGGGGTGTCGGGATGGGAATTGGTGGGAGATGGCACGTATAGGGGACGGGGTCAAGGACAAGGTCTGGGCTTTGGGAAGGGGAAAGGTGggtgaagaagagagggaaggtcTTATCCGCAGGCCCGTCCATTGGTGGCAGGTTGGACATGGAGAGGAAGGTGGCTTTGGGAGGACGAAATCGAGCGgaggcatcaccgagggttttggGTTTTCTCGAGGATTAGAACCGCGTGGGCTCCTAAATAGTTGGTGTTGCTTCCGACCCGGCCTCATTTAAGATTTGCTATTCGTGTTCAAGCCCGACCCGTTAACAATTAACTTCAGAACCGCGTGGGCTCCTCCAGTTGCAGAAGATCGACTCCCTCGCCTCCGaatggctcctcctcctcctctaccagTTCgcctacctcctcttcctcttcacctTCTCCCTCCTCTCTAACGCCGCCGTCGTCTTAATCGTCGCATCCCTCTACGCCGCGAAGCCCGTATCCTTTTCCCGTTCCCTCACCGCCGTCTGCCCCATTTCCCCCGTCTCTTCCGCACCTTCCTCTGGGTCGCCCTCCTCATGCTCCTCTACAGCCTTGCCTTCCCTCGCCCTCGCCGTCCCTCAGCCAGCCTCAGGACCCGCCCTCCCtgttcttctttctcctcttcacCCTCGTCCTCCTCGCTTTCCTCGCTGTCCACGTCTACATCTCCGCCTTGTGGCCCCTCGCCAGTGTAGTCTCCGTCCTTGAGCCCCTCTGCAACCTCGCCGCGATGGCCAAGAGCCGCGACCTCTTCCGTGGCCGCGCCCGCATGGCCTCTGCCTTAGTTTTCGACTATCTTGGTGCCTGTGGCCTCATCGGCGCTCTCTTCCGTGCCATCGTCGTCAAGGGCCCCCGTGAGGAGGGCAGCCTCGTAGTCACCGGCGTGTCCATCAAGGTTCTCATCGGTGGTGCCCTTGTCGCGGTGCTCGTTGTGGTCAGCCTTGTCGGCCTGCTCGTGCAAAGCGTGTTCTATGTGTGCAAGAGCTGCTACCACCAGCAGATCGACAATGGCGCACTATATGATCACCTGGGTGGCTATCTGGGGGAGCACGTTCCGCTCAAGAGTTCCATTCAGATGGAAAACTTATGAGTGAACAACAAGTTGTATGCACAAGTAACTATTCGTTCTCGTTTTATCTTCATCTTTGTTGCTTCTTCATTTCCTCTTGAGGAACAACCATTGCTTTAATAACTTGATTTGAAATAATAGAGTCATGTAATTTAtgaatgtaataaggaaaggtTTTCAAGTCCTAGTTGCAGCATTCTTTGCTATAATTGTAGCTGCAAATATTCGTATTTGTTTCTCGTTGAAAAATGTTCATATTTAGCTGCTGATGGGGTCTGATTAAAATGCAAACCTCAAAAACCTCCCGATATCTCTTTT contains the following coding sequences:
- the LOC103986554 gene encoding uncharacterized protein LOC103986554; translation: MRPGRKQHQLFRSPRGSNPRENPKPSVMPPLDFVLPKPPSSPCPTCHQWTGLRIRPSLSSSPTFPLPKAQTLSLTPSPIRAISHQFPSRHPLLLPRRPIPTTVVSAGRSKKKPGGPSPGRIEGSGEVRRQAKARARLRSRRLAENLFYRRKRRAAATGNQADSFTDDELQAIGLGYDRAVRFMSKDDPNLRHPYDWYKYGEYGPYSWRGIVVGPPIRGRFSDDRVTLISEVRDHEEWEEIEQFDMSTEYCRRLDPAAGLRYYWVFVRHPKWRPTELPWQQWTLAAEVALEAGTQRLDKWNLMGRLGNRVRSTITQCAAWMRPDIIYVKRPVYQCRFEPQDDFFKLLGPLLDPSTESEYPCELRLEDGRVEACTYFGGLCKIVKSSPKAYVDDVVKAYQKLSDEEKSRCLEFLLTNHPMELLHPYTKEWKAKLEELELGCDAPDDSEDESDRNDGSQVTDWIEDDEESDTEQDDEVIDVEEEEEDDTEEARTNPEETQEYWDDQWKKAVRSTDEMAKLVKRSIELSNTHYKNQMLEEGQQRKEITEGDEDTVDVNLEENKEGWIEEELKNAGYTASKRRVRSKIPPELFLRASVRPFTYRNLVKEIVLMRHAIIDGDITVGG